In the Chroococcidiopsis sp. SAG 2025 genome, one interval contains:
- a CDS encoding serine hydrolase domain-containing protein, whose amino-acid sequence MYYSPSNTYSAGGWVSSVADMVKWEAALCSEQILKKSILEQMWRSHESNKGNEREKYGFTNGLGWHIPNYSDRKVVGHNGSIKGFATNITRFIDDKVTVILLCNLENIARPDAIAKSIAEQFIPHLAKIPLQPPL is encoded by the coding sequence GTGTACTATAGCCCATCAAATACTTATTCTGCTGGTGGTTGGGTATCATCTGTAGCAGATATGGTGAAATGGGAAGCCGCACTTTGTAGCGAACAAATTCTCAAAAAATCTATTCTAGAGCAGATGTGGCGATCGCATGAATCAAACAAAGGAAACGAACGAGAAAAATACGGTTTTACCAATGGGTTAGGTTGGCATATACCTAACTACTCAGATCGAAAAGTTGTCGGTCACAACGGCTCGATAAAAGGGTTTGCCACCAACATAACGCGCTTTATTGATGACAAAGTTACAGTAATTTTGCTGTGTAACTTAGAAAATATAGCAAGACCAGACGCGATCGCCAAATCCATAGCCGAACAATTTATCCCTCATCTCGCCAAAATACCTCTACAACCACCGCTCTAA
- a CDS encoding IS4 family transposase codes for MEQAIAKTKVCEQRKRSLPAQLVICLVIAMSLWSRDSMRDVLKNLIDGLSEAWVKVGKYWRVFCKSAITQARQRLSPRVMSQLFHQLVRPMASTDTKGAFLNGLRIVVIDRTCFDLPDSDENARVFGRPSSRPGTQAAFPKLRLVILVEAGTHLIFDALMCPYRIGERVRALRLLRSVSSGMLLMWDRGLHSYAMVQATVTTGSDYLGRIPANVKFLCEEPLADGSYLSWIYPPAKFRSKACQPIQVRVIEYTIGNTDNPEEQLRYRLITSLLELEKFPAQLLAIEYHQRWEVENTIDELKVHLSGRKTHIRSQKPREVVQEVYGWLLGHWAVRLLMFQAAKSAGITPLRLSFTGTLRVIRRAIPKFQRLQSQELPFF; via the coding sequence ATCGAGCAAGCGATCGCTAAAACTAAAGTTTGTGAACAACGTAAACGCTCGTTACCAGCACAATTGGTAATTTGTTTGGTAATTGCGATGAGTCTGTGGTCACGAGATTCGATGAGAGATGTGCTGAAAAACTTAATTGATGGGCTGAGCGAAGCATGGGTGAAAGTGGGGAAATACTGGCGAGTTTTTTGTAAATCAGCAATAACGCAAGCCCGACAACGATTAAGTCCAAGGGTGATGAGTCAATTGTTCCATCAACTGGTGCGACCAATGGCTAGCACCGATACCAAAGGAGCATTTCTCAATGGATTGCGAATTGTGGTAATTGATCGGACTTGCTTCGATCTGCCAGACAGCGATGAAAATGCGAGAGTTTTTGGTCGTCCGAGCAGCCGTCCTGGCACACAAGCCGCATTTCCCAAACTGCGATTAGTCATTTTGGTAGAAGCAGGAACACATTTAATCTTTGATGCATTGATGTGTCCATATCGAATAGGAGAACGAGTGCGGGCATTAAGATTATTACGCTCCGTGAGTTCAGGGATGTTGTTGATGTGGGACAGAGGGTTACATTCTTATGCAATGGTGCAAGCAACTGTCACAACTGGTAGCGATTATTTAGGAAGAATTCCCGCAAATGTCAAGTTTTTGTGCGAAGAACCACTGGCGGATGGTTCTTATCTGAGTTGGATTTATCCACCTGCTAAATTCCGCTCAAAAGCTTGCCAGCCCATACAAGTCCGAGTGATTGAATACACAATTGGTAATACCGACAACCCAGAGGAACAACTAAGATATCGCTTAATTACCAGCTTATTGGAATTGGAGAAATTTCCGGCTCAACTACTGGCGATTGAATATCATCAACGCTGGGAAGTAGAAAATACTATTGATGAACTCAAAGTACATTTATCAGGACGAAAAACTCATATTCGCTCTCAAAAACCGCGTGAAGTTGTGCAGGAAGTTTACGGGTGGTTGTTAGGACACTGGGCTGTGCGGTTATTGATGTTTCAAGCTGCAAAGAGCGCGGGTATCACTCCTTTGCGTCTGAGTTTCACTGGGACATTGCGAGTTATTCGTCGTGCTATCCCGAAATTTCAACGCTTGCAATCACAAGAACTCCCCTTTTTTTAA
- the treY gene encoding malto-oligosyltrehalose synthase yields MRIPTATYRIQFNSEFKFADAKKITAYLAALGVSDLYASPIFKARTGSTHGYDVVDPTQLNPELGTEADFDALIAEIQQHQLGWLQDIVPNHMAYDSQNVWLMDVLENGPDSAYVEYFDIAWNAPFTDNKEPILAPMLGNFYGESLENGEIQLKYEQSGLTVNYYSLSLPLKLESYATFLTYNLGKLARTLGRRHPDFVKLLAILYILKNISADVVGKQRRQDQTEFVRGLLWELYESNPEVKAFIDDNIKVFNGEPGNTESFNLLDKLLSEQFFRLSYWKVGAEEINYRRFFTVNELISVKVEELKVFNATHELIAKLVNEGKFTGLRIDHIDGLYDPTQYLERLREKVGDTYITVEKILQIGEDIPNYWQIQGTSGYDYLNYVNGLFCKKANRDKFDEIYRNLTGFITSFPGVVAEKKHLIIDKNLAGDIDNLSVLLKKIAGRYRYGNDFTLNGLKRAIAEVLTRFPIYCTYINAAGISEQDRQYIQAVIQAAKDGTPLLQNELNFIEKLLLLEYEPTLTQAEKDQWLYFVMRMQQYTGPLMAKGVEDTALYVYYRLLSLNEVGGEPDHFGMDLAEFHSFNQHRNQTWSHAMSATSTHDTKRGEDVRARINVLSEIPDEWQQQVRSWMELNRSYKTQHKNSIFPDRNDEYAFYQTLVGAYPFLDREVDGFSDRVKEYMLKAIREAKVYTAWLRQNQTYEDACTSFVEAVLNQSENNQFLKEFLPFQKKVSCYGIFNSLSQTLLKSVSPGVPDFYQGTELWDLSLVDPDNRRPVDFEQRNSYLSEIKEKISTNISALISDLLATKEDGRIKLFLTHQVLKARTQYLDVFQKGEYQPLEISGKYKENIVAFARSFENTTAMAVAPRFLTSLIQPGEYPFGEIWQDTYIQLPAEIASKWEDTITHQNIQTDGKLLLADTLKEFPVALLIGRK; encoded by the coding sequence ATGCGCATTCCCACAGCTACTTACCGCATTCAATTTAACTCGGAATTTAAATTTGCAGATGCGAAAAAAATTACCGCGTATCTAGCAGCTTTGGGAGTTTCCGATCTCTATGCTTCACCGATATTTAAAGCTAGAACGGGTAGTACTCACGGTTACGATGTTGTCGATCCAACTCAACTCAATCCCGAACTAGGAACTGAAGCAGATTTTGATGCTTTGATTGCTGAAATTCAACAGCATCAATTAGGTTGGTTGCAAGATATCGTCCCTAACCACATGGCTTATGACAGTCAAAATGTATGGTTAATGGATGTTTTAGAAAATGGACCTGATTCAGCCTATGTAGAATATTTTGACATTGCTTGGAATGCTCCTTTCACTGATAATAAAGAACCAATCTTAGCACCGATGCTAGGAAATTTTTATGGAGAATCGTTAGAGAATGGAGAAATTCAACTCAAGTACGAACAAAGCGGTTTGACTGTCAACTATTACAGTCTAAGCTTGCCGTTAAAACTAGAATCATATGCGACTTTCTTGACCTACAATTTAGGTAAATTAGCTAGAACTCTAGGTAGAAGACATCCAGATTTTGTTAAACTTCTAGCAATTCTCTACATTCTCAAGAATATCTCTGCTGATGTTGTCGGTAAACAAAGAAGACAAGATCAGACAGAATTTGTTAGAGGCTTGCTTTGGGAACTGTATGAAAGCAATCCTGAAGTAAAAGCTTTTATCGATGATAATATTAAGGTCTTTAACGGCGAACCAGGAAATACTGAAAGTTTTAATCTTTTAGATAAGTTACTTTCAGAACAGTTCTTTCGACTTTCTTACTGGAAAGTAGGTGCGGAAGAAATTAATTATCGCAGATTTTTTACAGTCAACGAATTAATCTCAGTCAAAGTAGAAGAACTCAAAGTCTTCAACGCTACTCACGAACTCATTGCAAAATTAGTTAACGAAGGCAAGTTTACAGGTTTAAGAATCGATCACATCGATGGTCTTTACGATCCAACTCAATACTTAGAAAGACTGCGGGAAAAAGTAGGTGATACTTATATCACCGTCGAGAAGATTTTGCAGATTGGGGAAGACATACCTAATTACTGGCAAATCCAGGGGACTTCTGGCTACGATTATCTAAACTATGTGAATGGACTTTTCTGTAAAAAAGCAAATCGAGATAAGTTTGACGAAATTTATCGAAATCTAACCGGATTTATCACGAGTTTTCCTGGTGTTGTAGCCGAGAAAAAGCATTTAATCATCGATAAAAATCTAGCAGGTGATATTGATAACTTGAGTGTCTTGCTAAAGAAAATTGCGGGTAGATATCGTTATGGTAATGATTTTACTCTCAATGGCTTAAAACGTGCGATCGCAGAAGTTCTTACCCGTTTCCCGATCTATTGTACTTACATCAATGCTGCCGGAATTTCTGAGCAGGATCGACAGTATATTCAAGCAGTCATTCAAGCTGCAAAAGATGGCACGCCTCTATTACAAAATGAGTTGAACTTTATCGAAAAATTACTTTTACTAGAATACGAACCCACTCTGACGCAAGCTGAGAAAGACCAGTGGTTATATTTTGTCATGCGAATGCAACAATATACGGGACCGCTGATGGCAAAAGGAGTAGAAGATACAGCTTTATATGTCTATTACCGCTTGCTTTCTTTAAATGAAGTAGGTGGCGAACCAGATCATTTTGGGATGGATTTAGCTGAGTTTCATAGCTTTAACCAACATCGAAATCAAACATGGAGTCATGCTATGAGTGCAACTTCAACCCACGATACCAAACGGGGTGAAGATGTGAGAGCGAGAATTAACGTTCTGTCAGAAATTCCTGATGAATGGCAGCAACAAGTTCGTAGTTGGATGGAATTAAATCGTTCTTATAAAACGCAACATAAAAACTCAATTTTTCCCGATCGCAACGATGAGTACGCATTTTATCAAACTTTAGTAGGGGCATATCCATTTTTAGATAGAGAAGTAGATGGCTTTAGCGATCGCGTGAAAGAATATATGCTGAAGGCAATTCGCGAAGCTAAAGTCTACACTGCTTGGCTGCGGCAAAATCAGACTTATGAAGATGCTTGCACTAGTTTTGTCGAAGCAGTATTGAATCAATCAGAAAACAATCAATTTCTGAAAGAGTTTCTCCCATTTCAAAAGAAGGTTTCTTGCTACGGTATTTTTAATTCCTTATCCCAAACTCTGTTAAAATCAGTTTCTCCTGGGGTTCCTGACTTTTACCAAGGAACGGAACTATGGGATTTAAGCTTAGTCGATCCAGATAATCGTCGTCCAGTTGATTTCGAGCAGAGAAACTCTTATTTGTCGGAAATCAAAGAGAAAATTAGCACGAATATTTCTGCTCTAATTTCCGATCTGCTAGCTACAAAGGAAGATGGCAGAATTAAGTTATTTCTGACTCATCAAGTCTTGAAAGCGAGAACGCAATATCTAGATGTTTTTCAAAAAGGAGAATATCAACCTCTAGAAATCAGCGGCAAGTACAAAGAAAATATCGTGGCTTTTGCACGCAGTTTTGAAAATACAACAGCTATGGCGGTCGCCCCTCGTTTCTTAACGAGTTTAATTCAACCAGGTGAGTATCCATTTGGCGAAATTTGGCAAGATACTTATATTCAACTACCTGCCGAAATAGCTTCAAAGTGGGAGGACACAATTACTCATCAAAATATTCAAACTGATGGAAAATTGCTACTTGCTGACACGTTGAAAGAGTTTCCCGTAGCACTGTTAATTGGACGAAAATAA
- the treZ gene encoding malto-oligosyltrehalose trehalohydrolase: MKIGANYLGGDRCEFIVWGPNIESLGVQIVSPEERFLPMQQEDGYWKVVADNIPPGTQYLLELNGGETRPDPASSFQPHGVHKPSQVISHEFTWDDSDWAGVPLDAMIVYELHVGTFTPEGTFTAIIPRLADLKELGVNAIEIMPIAQFSGNIPPDGSCAYRNWGYDGVYPFAVQNSYGTPEELKQLVAACHQQGISVILDVVYNHFGPEGNYTSNFAPYFTQTYRTPWGSAINFDDAHSHDVRHFFIENALYWLREFHIDGLRLDAVHAIYDLGAKHFLAELAEKVREFSEQQGRKYYLIAESDLNDPKIIRPKEVGGYELDAQWSDDFHHALHALLTGDSDGYYQDFGKCEDLAKAYRDTFVYDWKYAPHRQRFHGNSARDRTDLSQFVVCIQNHDQIGNQLLGERLPKLISFDALKLAAGAVILSPYIPLLFMGEEYAEEAPFTYFVSHSDPDLIKAVREGRKQEFAAFHAVGDPPDPESSQTFLKCKMNWEKRQEGKHQVVWSWYQKLIQLRTTVPALIEKERNSIEAGADEQQKIVWWRRWSDNSQILCLMNFSQNDVSFAPEFSQNNWRKILDSADEKWQGSGSIAPEKIKSGEEIKLRSYNFVLYENK; the protein is encoded by the coding sequence ATGAAAATTGGTGCTAACTATTTAGGCGGCGATCGCTGTGAATTTATCGTGTGGGGACCGAATATCGAGTCACTGGGCGTTCAAATTGTCTCCCCTGAAGAACGCTTTTTGCCGATGCAACAGGAAGATGGCTACTGGAAAGTTGTAGCCGATAATATCCCTCCAGGTACGCAATATCTTCTGGAATTAAATGGTGGCGAAACTCGCCCCGATCCTGCTTCCTCTTTTCAACCGCATGGCGTACATAAGCCTTCTCAAGTGATAAGCCATGAATTTACTTGGGATGATAGCGATTGGGCTGGCGTACCGCTAGACGCGATGATTGTTTATGAATTACATGTCGGTACGTTTACCCCAGAAGGGACTTTTACCGCAATTATTCCCCGTTTGGCAGATTTGAAAGAGTTGGGAGTCAACGCGATCGAAATTATGCCGATCGCGCAGTTTTCTGGCAATATACCCCCAGATGGTAGCTGTGCCTATCGTAACTGGGGCTACGATGGGGTTTACCCGTTTGCCGTGCAAAATTCTTACGGTACTCCCGAAGAGTTAAAGCAATTAGTTGCAGCTTGTCATCAACAGGGAATTTCGGTGATTCTCGATGTGGTGTACAACCATTTTGGACCTGAAGGTAATTACACCAGCAATTTTGCTCCTTATTTTACTCAAACCTACCGCACTCCTTGGGGCAGCGCCATTAATTTTGATGATGCCCACAGTCACGACGTGCGCCACTTTTTTATCGAAAATGCCCTTTATTGGCTGCGAGAATTTCATATCGATGGTTTGCGATTAGATGCAGTTCACGCGATTTACGATCTGGGTGCAAAACACTTTTTAGCGGAATTAGCCGAAAAAGTTCGAGAATTTTCCGAACAACAAGGGAGAAAGTATTACTTAATTGCTGAAAGCGATTTAAACGATCCAAAAATCATTCGTCCCAAAGAAGTAGGTGGATACGAGCTTGATGCTCAGTGGAGCGATGATTTTCACCATGCTTTACATGCATTATTAACAGGTGATAGTGACGGTTATTATCAAGACTTTGGGAAATGCGAAGACTTAGCAAAAGCCTATCGCGATACATTTGTCTATGACTGGAAATATGCACCCCATCGCCAGAGATTTCATGGCAATTCTGCACGCGATCGCACCGATCTATCTCAATTTGTCGTTTGCATTCAAAACCACGATCAAATTGGCAATCAGTTGTTAGGGGAAAGACTACCAAAACTCATCTCTTTTGATGCTCTCAAACTAGCTGCTGGAGCGGTAATTCTTTCACCTTATATTCCTCTGCTATTCATGGGTGAAGAGTATGCCGAAGAAGCACCTTTTACATACTTTGTCAGCCACTCTGACCCAGATTTAATTAAAGCAGTACGTGAAGGAAGAAAGCAAGAATTTGCTGCCTTCCACGCTGTAGGAGACCCACCCGATCCAGAATCTTCTCAAACTTTTCTCAAGTGTAAGATGAACTGGGAAAAACGCCAAGAAGGTAAACACCAAGTTGTCTGGTCTTGGTATCAAAAATTAATTCAACTTCGTACTACTGTTCCTGCTTTAATTGAAAAAGAAAGAAATAGTATAGAAGCAGGTGCAGACGAACAACAAAAAATTGTCTGGTGGCGGCGATGGAGTGACAATAGCCAAATTCTTTGTTTGATGAACTTTAGCCAAAATGATGTTAGCTTCGCACCAGAATTCAGCCAAAATAATTGGCGAAAAATTCTCGATTCCGCCGATGAAAAATGGCAAGGTTCTGGTAGTATCGCCCCAGAAAAAATCAAGTCGGGCGAAGAAATAAAACTGCGATCGTACAACTTTGTACTGTACGAAAACAAATAA